Proteins co-encoded in one Rhopalosiphum maidis isolate BTI-1 chromosome 2, ASM367621v3, whole genome shotgun sequence genomic window:
- the LOC113552804 gene encoding histone H2B, producing MAPGGKSAGKAMKKSSGKAQKNIAKSDKKRKPKRKESYAIYIYKVLKQVHPDTGVSSKAMSIMNSFVNDLFERIAAESSRLAHYNKRSTITSREIQTAVRLLLPGELAKHAVSEGTKAVTKYTSSK from the coding sequence ATGGCTCCAGGAGGTAAATCCGCAGGAAAAGCAATGAAAAAATCGTCGGGCAAGGCCCAAAAGAACATCGCCAAGTCCGACAAGAAACGCAAGCCAAAGAGGAAAGAATCGTACGCCATCTACATCTACAAAGTGTTGAAGCAAGTGCATCCCGACACCGGTGTTTCCTCTAAGGCCATGAGCATAATGAACAGCTTCGTCAACGATCTGTTCGAGCGTATCGCCGCCGAGTCCAGTCGTCTGGCCCACTACAACAAGCGATCGACCATCACCAGTCGGGAGATTCAAACCGCCGTCCGACTTCTGTTGCCCGGTGAATTAGCCAAGCACGCAGTCAGTGAAGGAACCAAAGCCGTCACTAAATACACCAGCtccaaataa
- the LOC113552807 gene encoding histone H2A-like has translation MSGRGKAGKSKGGKSKTRSSRAGLQFPVGRIHRLLRKGNYAERVGAGAPVYLAAVMEYLAAEVLELAGNAARDNKKSRIIPRHLQLAIRNDEELNKLLSGVTIAQGGVLPNIQAVLLPKKTEKKV, from the coding sequence ATGAGCGGAAGAGGTAAAGCAGGAAAATCGAAAGGAGGCAAATCCAAAACCAGGTCGTCCCGTGCCGGACTCCAGTTCCCGGTCGGTCGTATCCATCGTCTGTTGAGAAAAGGAAATTACGCCGAGCGTGTCGGAGCCGGAGCGCCCGTATACCTGGCCGCCGTCATGGAATACTTGGCAGCTGAAGTTTTGGAATTGGCCGGTAACGCTGCCCGTGACAACAAGAAGTCCCGTATTATTCCCAGACATTTGCAATTGGCCATCAGAAATGACGAAGAATTGAACAAATTGTTGTCTGGTGTTACAATCGCACAAGGCGGTGTGTTGCCCAACATCCAAGCCGTTCTTTTGCCCAAAAAGACTGAAAAGAAAGTCTAA
- the LOC113552801 gene encoding histone H3, whose product MARTKQTARKSTGGKAPRKQLATKAARKSAPATGGVKKPHRYRPGTVALREIRRYQKSTELLIRKLPFQRLVREIAQDFKTDLRFQSSAVMALQEASEAYLVGLFEDTNLCAIHAKRVTIMPKDIQLARRIRGERA is encoded by the coding sequence ATGGCCCGAACCAAGCAGACCGCACGTAAATCTACCGGGGGCAAGGCTCCTAGGAAGCAGCTGGCAACCAAAGCCGCTCGCAAGAGCGCACCAGCCACCGGTGGTGTGAAAAAACCACATCGTTACCGTCCGGGAACCGTCGCTCTCCGTGAGATCCGTCGTTACCAGAAGAGCACGGAGTTGTTGATCCGCAAATTGCCGTTCCAACGTCTGGTGCGTGAAATCGCCCAGGACTTTAAGACCGACTTGCGTTTCCAAAGTTCCGCTGTCATGGCATTGCAAGAAGCAAGCGAGGCGTATTTAGTCGGCTTGTTTGAAGACACCAACTTGTGCGCCATCCACGCCAAGCGTGTTACAATCATGCCCAAGGACATTCAACTGGCTCGTCGTATCCGTGGAGAACGTGCTTAa
- the LOC113552800 gene encoding histone H1A, sperm-like: protein MTETAVLASPAPVAASPAAKKVPAKKKTAAAAAKAKKPAATHPTTSVMVTSAIKELKEKKGSSLPAIKKYLAANYKVDPAKLAPFIRKFLKAAVANGTVVQTKGTGASGHFKLPVAEVKPKKAAVVKKKKPVVKKVKAPGAVKRKSTSAKKVKPASGEPAAKKVKKAVAAKPKAAKPKKSPVKAKKPAGAVKPKAKKTPTKKTAAPKKK from the coding sequence ATGACAGAAACCGCCGTTCTCGCTTCCCCGGCACCAGTCGCTGCGTCGCCGGCCGCTAAAAAGGTGCCCGCTAAGAAGAagactgctgctgctgctgccaAGGCAAAAAAGCCCGCCGCGACTCATCCGACCACTTCCGTGATGGTCACGTCTGCCATCAAGGAACTCAAGGAGAAAAAAGGTTCGTCTTTACCGGCTATCAAGAAATACTTGGCTGCTAATTACAAAGTCGATCCCGCCAAGCTGGCGCCGTTCATTAGGAAATTTCTGAAAGCCGCCGTCGCCAACGGAACAGTCGTTCAGACCAAAGGCACAGGCGCTTCTGGTCACTTCAAACTACCGGTCGCCGAGGTCAAACCGAAAAAAGCAGCTGTAGTCAAGAAAAAGAAACCAGTCGTCAAAAAAGTCAAAGCTCCCGGTGCCGTAAAGAGGAAATCGACGTCCGCTAAGAAGGTGAAGCCCGCTTCCGGCGAACCGGCAgctaaaaaagtcaaaaaagCTGTCGCCGCTAAACCTAAGGCTGCCAAACCGAAAAAATCTCCGGTCAAGGCGAAAAAACCTGCTGGCGCTGTCAAACCCAAGGCGAAGAAAACTCCAACCAAGAAAACAGCAGCTCCCAAAAAGAAGTAA
- the LOC113552564 gene encoding putative ATP-dependent RNA helicase TDRD12, with protein sequence MANQIDFKKYTDLLYNYDGSKNNATSTPVYGPFEKLHLSDWGQSDIHHDIVQAFDEMNIKQMKPIQQNSFLYLMKHYNTAMIGFSKGKSVSYLASIYSSIMRNSEDKVKNAVIGPKAIILSSSLGTCFTLEDLSKRLFSSTNKKINIVLAYESISVQHTIAALCNGCDILIATPTGLQNLLTQAKIFSYSNLRHFVFDNIDLLLDNYKTIMGYIFKILTKLKEKEKYNIQLISASVKWNEEVDTFLNQLFLKWQYIFGSPLEAARYMKIGFNVVHVKDDKLEKILQFLKYNINDTIKCSQSVLVTSNVDELCIISNYIQQHSSNIEVIVPCQMRISNVYTLQQWNKPLEKKQRLLICSDDMLIDFYIVDADCLIHYDIPADKHKFSIRFSFLQNSNNVLKNKDRSTYIFLSNNIKDMLQLPKVVEIMKVFGKGAVDPILLKHAKNINDSLEKEKINCVFCSEIQQFGYCSKPMTCQSRHILFKERDEPGVNIPRSGLAIVKILKVYDASHISAKLLKVNNTNNLNDEQHWSNVEDHSDVINSNLSSYFSNRNSEVLHENPNPGDIVAVKINNSGNIINTEYFRALVINVVDKNTKNPKVRVKLIDEGYIETISKWNVFLLPDLLKSIHTTTVDMFLASVKPIGFDKTWCTHANNRVLKHLKNANICNNPIIVTIKMALGTTIWIKKLYEKYWDSDLKKYGFGEILPEVLFNIGFADINFEHIENLIEFSISAGIARPLQLKMNVENNKELSIDEFMSIYKLPQPQWAHLDQSITLVAVKCFISPKLFFVDNVKYYDRLGDLQSMIDKYVEEKQPAKLKHVISGAICLAKHPQTNLYNRIKIIEKCGNGIVEVFFVDTGDFFNIKLHLLLIIHPDLITYLPFQAIECSLSGVKDILPTGNELNELIDYLFDMTENQLYLKVTDTISSTTFTGGSLYEVILYDEDINVNLKFQTKFSQYCDHTKMSTFLNLINNEYNEDIIVDNDKDIPYFIDETKLEIEDMDSDELKIQQEFFKEFGTAVFGEVINNL encoded by the exons ATGGCGAATCAGAttgactttaaaaaatatactga tctgctatataattatgatggatcaaaaaataatgcaacTTCAACACCAGTTTATGGACCTTTTGAAAAACTGCACCTCAGTGATTGGGGTCAATCCGATATACATCATGATATTGTGCAG gcCTTTGatgaaatgaatattaaacaaatgaaACCAATACAacagaattcatttttatacttgatgaaacattataatacggCAATGATTGGTTTTTCAAAAGGAAAATCAGTTTCTTACTTAGCAAGTATTTACTCTTCAATTATGAGGAACAGTGAAGATAAAGTg aaaaatgctGTCATTGGGCCCAAAGCTATTATACTTAGTAGTTCTTTAGGAACATGCTTTACATTAGAAGATTTATCAAAAAGACTTTTTTCTTCGACCaataaaaagattaatattgttttagcaTATGAGTCTATTTCAGTACAACATACAATA gcaGCTTTATGTAATGgatgtgatattttaattgctaCTCCAACTGGCCTCCAAAATTTACTTACTcaagcaaaaatatttagttattcaaATCTAagacattttgtttttgataatatagatCTACTGCTGGATAACTATAAAACTATA atgggttatatttttaaaattttaactaaacttaaagaaaaagaaaaatataatatacaattaatatctgCATCAGTCAAATGGAATGAAGaagttgatacatttttaaaccagTTGTTCCTGAAAtggcaatatatttttggatcTCCCCTAGAAGCTGCTCGTTATATGAAAATAGGATTTAATGTTGTACATGTCAAAGATgataaactagaaaaaatattac agttcttaaaatataatattaatgatacaatAAAGTGCAGTCAAAGTGTTTTGGTTACATCTAATGTTGATGAACTATgcataatatctaattatattcaacaacATAGTTCTAATATAGAGGTAATAGTGCCATGTCAAATGAGAATTTCTaatg tttataCATTGCAACAATGGAATAAgccattagaaaaaaaacaacgtttattaatttgtagtgATGATatgttaattgatttttatattgttgatgctgattgtttaatacattatgatattCCTGCTGATAAacacaaattttcaataagaTTCAGTTTTCTACAAAATTCTAACAATGTTCTTAAA aataaagaccggagtacttatatatttttaagtaacaatattaaagaCATGTTGCAGTTGCCAAAAGTAGTAGAAATCATGAAAGTTTTTGGTAAAGGTGCAGTGGATCCTATTTTACTGAAACATGCCAag aatataaatgaCTCTCTTGAAAAAGAAAAGATAAATTGTGTTTTCTGCAGCGAAATACAACAATTTGGTTATTGTTCTAAACCTATGACATGCCAGAGTCGTCACATTTTATTCAAGGAACGTGATGAACCTGGTGTTAACATTCCTAg atctgGATTAgctattgtaaaaattttaaaagtttatgatGCATCTCACATTTCTgctaaacttttaaaagtgaataatacaaataatctcAATGATGAACAACATTGGTCAAATGTAGAGGACCATTCTGACGTCATTAATTCTAACCTCAGTTCTTACTTTTCAAATAGAAATTctga agtTCTTCATGAAAACCCCAACCCTGGAGATATAGTTGCTGTAAAGATTAATAATTCTggaaatataatcaatactgAATATTTCAGGGCACTTGTTATCAATGTAGTcgacaaaaatacaaaaaacccTAAAGTGAGGGTTAAGCTAATTGATGAAGGATATATTGAAACTATATCG AAATggaatgtatttttgttaccTGATCTGTTAAAAAGTATACATACTACTACTGTCGATATGTTTTTGGCATCCGTTAAACCAATTGGCTTTGATAAAACATGGTGTACCCATGCTAACAATCGTGTTCTAAAACATTTGAAGAATGCTAATATTTGCAATAATCCAATTATTGTTACg ATTAAAATGGCCTTAGGAACTACTAtatggataaaaaaattatatgaaaaatattgggattcagatttaaagaaatatggCTTTGGAGAAATTTTGCCTgaggttttatttaatattggttttgctgatataaattttgaacatatcgaaaatttaatagaattcagtatttcagcTGGTATTGCCAGGCCACtccaattaaaaatgaatgttgagaataata AAGAACTCAGCATAGACGAATTTatgtcaatttataaattgcctCAACCCCAATGGGCACATTTGGATCAAAGTATCACTTTAGTTgctgtaaaatgttttatcagTCCTAAACtgttttttgttgataatGTCAAGTACTATGATag ACTTGGTGATCTTCAATCAATGATTGATAAATATGTAGAAGAAAAACAGCCAGCAAAgttaaaacatgttattagTGGAGCAATTTGTTTAGCTAAACATCCTCAAACTAATTT GTATAAccgcattaaaattattgaaaaatgtggTAATGGAATTgttgaagttttttttgtgGACACtggagatttttttaatatcaaattacatttattgcttataatacATCCAgacttaattacttatttaccaTTCCaa gcgaTTGAATGTAGTCTAAGTGGCGTTAAAGATATATTACCTACAGGCAATGAGCTAAATGaactaattgattatttatttgatatgactgaaaatcaattatatttaaaa gttaCTGACACTATTTCATCAACAACTTTTACTGGCGGCAGTCTCTATGAAGTGATTTTATATGATGaagatattaatgttaatttaaagtttcagACTAAATTCAGTCAATATTGTGACCATACTAAAAtgtctacatttttaaatttaataaacaatgaatataATGAAGATATTATTGTAGATAACGATAAAGATAttccatattttattgatgaaaCTAAATTAGAAATTGAAGATATGGATTctgatgaattaaaaatacaacaagaattttttaaagaatttggaACTGCTGTTTTTGgagaagtaattaataatttatag
- the LOC113553454 gene encoding ataxin-10, translated as MMSTEGCQNKEVQEFMCRIKELNTRRLSGQSDSDDMKNTTDTFRWLRNNSPFLDDIDKCRLLDSGLIEICSWYCNTYFANESLSCSILLQFLANFSVGHESAQRQIFDGFCSTLRHFIVSSQDSKLLNNSMMLLYNLCLCDVNFREKILKDANIVQQIMTHWTLKELEYSIIFLDSIFSNSKDFLLVFTNLPDCSKDELMNIISIWLDNYNKEVSLDVIVVIRNNFFIDCPIEKITRHVVNVLAKASNIEKFNSEVKSHTTLLKKIMDLLVFIHKCAKDNDDSNDFSRVKDLSALFNSDVQTHNRFWFKSDLIRLIANMCYNNQEHQNLMRSDNIIPILLECCAFDAKNPLMREWSLFALRNILEGNLDNQNFVANIDSIGSIDPESSVKLTNTLKMASIKNSISDSDTMFI; from the exons ATGATGTCGACTGAAGGATGCCAGAATAAAGAAGTGCAAGAGTTTATGTGCCGTATAAAGGAACTGAACACCAGAAGATTGTCCGGCCAGTCTGACTCCGATGATATGAAAAACACAACGGACACTTTTCGTTGGCTTCGAAACAACTCGCCCTTTCTTGATGATATTGATAAATGCCGATTGTTGGATTCTGGACTGATTGAAATCTGTTCATGGTACTGCAACACTTATTTTGCCAATGAGTCCCTAAGCTGTAGTATATTGCTACAGTTTTTGGCCAACTTCTCTGTGGGCCATGAGAGTGCTCAGCGGCAGATATTTGATGGTTTCTGTAGCACGTTGAG acattttattgtatcttcTCAGGATTCCaagctattaaataattcaatgatgCTGCTGTATAATCTGTGTTTGTGTGATGTAAACTTCAGAGAAAAGATCTTAAAAGATGCAAATATAGTTCAACAGATTATGACACATTGGACTCTAAAAGAATTGgaatatag tataatatttctagATTCAAtcttttcaaattcaaaagatTTCTTATTGGTCTTTACAAATCTGCCTGACTGTTCTAAAGATGAATTAATGAACATTATCTCCATTTGGCTTGACAATTATAACAAAGAAGTATCTTTAGATGTCATTGttgtaataagaaataatttttttatcgattgtcccatagaaaaaataacgaGACATGTAGTGAATGTTCTTGCTAAGGCttcaaatatagaaaaattcaaTTCTGAAGTAAAAAGTCACACtactctattaaaaaaaattatgg ATTTGTTGGTATTCATACATAAGTGTGCCAAGGATAATGATGATTCAAATGACTTTAGTCGTGTGAAAGATCTATCAGCTTTATTTAATTCAGATGTACAAACTCACAATAGATTTTGGTTCAAATCAGATCTAATACGATTGATTGCAAATATGTGTTATAACAACCAAGAACATCAAAACCTA ATGCgttctgataatattattcccaTACTGTTGGAGTGTTGTGCATTTGATGCCAAAAATCCCT TGATGCGTGAATGGAGCTTATTTGCACtaagaaatattttggaaGGAAATCTGGATAACCAAAATTTTGTGGCTAATATAGATTCTATTGGATCCATTGACCCTGAATCATCAGTTAAACTAACCAATACACTTAAAATGGCTTCAATTAAGAATTCTATTTCAGATAGCGATACTATGTTCatctaa